One stretch of Juglans microcarpa x Juglans regia isolate MS1-56 chromosome 3D, Jm3101_v1.0, whole genome shotgun sequence DNA includes these proteins:
- the LOC121254886 gene encoding LOW QUALITY PROTEIN: probable inactive purple acid phosphatase 2 (The sequence of the model RefSeq protein was modified relative to this genomic sequence to represent the inferred CDS: inserted 1 base in 1 codon) — protein MMSLLTPFIFFFFILSFFNASTPSPVSISVTPTVLRRSGDSILIQWSGIASPSKLDWLGIYSPPNSSNDTFIGYTFLSSSPNWRSGSGSISLPLVNLRSNYSFRIFSWLESEVDPHRLDHDHNPLPGTAHLLAESERVGFGPGRGPEQIHLAFTDNEDEMRVMFLTENGRERQYVRYGERENRLGHMAITRVGRYEREDMCESPANESIGWRDPGWIHDGVMRNLKKGARYYYQVGSDSGGWSATHSFMSRNGDSDETVAFLFGDMGTATPYSTFLRTQEESIATMKWILRDVNALGDKPAFVSHIGDISYARGYAWLWDQFFTQIEPVASKVAYHVCIGNHEYNWPSQPWRPQWSERIYGTDGGGECGIPYSLKFNMPGNSSEPTGTRAPATRNLYYSFDMGXVHFVYMSTETNFLPGSNQYNFIKHDLESVDRKKTPFVVVQGHRPMYTTSNEGRDAPLRERMLEHLEPLFVKNKVTLALWGHVHRYERFCPVNNFTCGSMGLNGKNWEAFPVHVVIGMAGQDWQPIWEPRSNHPNDPIFPQPKNSLYRGGEFGYTRLVATKEKLTLSYVGNHDGEVHDTVEILASGEVLSGYGAAGVDGVLVQSTFSWYVKGASVLVLGAFVGYVLGFVSRARKETARRNNWTPVKTEDI, from the exons ATGATGAGTCTTCTCACacccttcatcttcttcttctttatcctttctttctttaacGCATCAACCCCATCCCCCGTCTCCATCTCCGTAACCCCCACCGTCCTCCGAAGATCCGGCGACTCGATACTCATCCAATGGTCCGGTATCGCCTCCCCCTCGAAGCTCGACTGGCTCGGGATTTACTCGCCCCCGAACTCGTCCAACGACACTTTCATCGGCTACACCTTCCTGTCGTCCTCCCCGAATTGGCGTTCTGGGTCGGGCTCCATCTCCCTCCCCCTGGTCAACCTTCGATCCAACTACTCCTTCCGGATCTTCAGCTGGCTTGAGTCCGAAGTCGACCCGCACCGCCTCGATCACGACCACAATCCCTTGCCCGGTACGGCCCACTTGCTGGCTGAATCCGAGAGAGTCGGGTTTGGGCCGGGACGCGGACCGGAGCAGATTCACCTGGCGTTCACGGATAACGAAGACGAGATGCGGGTCATGTTCTTGACGGAGAATGGTAGGGAGAGGCAGTACGTGAGGTATGGGGAGAGAGAAAATCGGCTTGGTCACATGGCGATCACACGTGTTGGGAGGTACGAGAGGGAGGACATGTGCGAGTCCCCAGCCAATGAGAGTATCGGGTGGAGAGACCCTGGGTGGATCCATGATGGGGTTATGAGGAACTTGAAGAAAGGAGCCAGGTATTATTATCAG GTTGGAAGTGACTCTGGAGGTTGGAGTGCAACTCACAGCTTCATGTCACGGAATGGAGACTCTGATGAAACAGTAGCTTTCCTGTTCGGTGACATGGGAACGGCTACACCATACTCAACATTTCTCCGTACGCAAGAGGAAAGCATAGCAACCATGAAATGGATCCTCCGTGATGTTAATGCTCTGGGGGACAAGCCTGCATTTGTGTCACATATTGGTGACATCAGCTATGCAAGAGGATATGCATGGTTGTGGGACCAGTTTTTCACGCAGATTGAACCTGTTGCATCCAAAGTAGCATACCATGTGTGCATTGGTAATCATGAGTACAACTGGCCGTCACAGCCTTGGAGACCTCAGTGGTCTGAGAGGATTTATGGAACAGATGGGGGTGGTGAATGCGGCATACCTTATAGCCTTAAGTTCAACATGCCTGGGAACTCTTCAGAACCAACTGGAACCCGAGCTCCAGCCACAAGGAACCTTTACTACTCATTTGATATGG CAGTACATTTCGTGTACATGTCAACTGAGACCAATTTCCTTCCAGGGAGCAACCAATATAACTTTATAAAGCATGACTTGGAGTCAGTTGATCGAAAAAAGACCCCTTTTGTGGTAGTCCAAGGCCACCGACCCATGTACACAACAAGCAATGAAGGGAGGGATGCCCCATTGAGGGAGAGGATGCTTGAGCACTTGGAACCCTTGTTCGTGAAAAACAAGGTGACCCTTGCATTGTGGGGTCATGTCCATAGATATGAGAGGTTTTGTCCAGTGAATAACTTTACTTGTGGAAGCATGGGCCTGAATGGGAAGAACTGGGAGGCATTTCCTGTCCATGTTGTGATTGGGATGGCAGGGCAAGACTGGCAACCCATATGGGAACCTAGATCTAACCACCCAAATGACCCAATATTCCCACAACCAAAGAACTCTCTGTACCGTGGGGGTGAGTTTGGGTATACTAGATTGGTTGCTACTAAGGAGAAGCTTACGCTTTCTTATGTTGGGAACCATGATGGGGAGGTGCATGATACAGTCGAGATTCTAGCATCTGGAGAAGTCCTCAGTGGCTATGGTGCTGCTGGTGTTGATGGTGTTTTGGTTCAGTCCACCTTCTCATGGTATGTTAAGGGAGCGAGCGTGTTAGTGCTTGGGGCTTTTGTAGGTTACGTTCTTGGTTTTGTTTCACGTGCCAGGAAAGAGACTGCCAGGAGAAATAACTGGACTCCTGTGAAGACTGAGGATATCTGA